A part of Paenibacillus sp. sptzw28 genomic DNA contains:
- a CDS encoding DUF6843 domain-containing protein, which translates to MLISDSVEGGPSVNIKKARFSNLVLLLFIAIVTVCIVAVGLALLNKSAEKPTYKFLLPKGFTGWVEVTFEQPGFPPLKKEGRTIIYEVPPSGKVMTASKNVSGTLILNYVEQDGRLIELPTDVSMIHGQGTSGGSISGPDGQTEMLPSRLTFFVGTEEQWREAVKNNQSDE; encoded by the coding sequence ATGCTAATTAGTGATTCTGTCGAGGGAGGGCCATCGGTTAACATAAAAAAAGCGCGTTTTTCTAATTTAGTTCTTTTATTATTCATTGCGATCGTAACTGTTTGCATTGTGGCAGTGGGCCTTGCTTTATTAAACAAATCTGCGGAGAAACCTACTTATAAATTCTTATTGCCAAAAGGGTTTACGGGCTGGGTTGAGGTTACATTCGAACAACCCGGTTTTCCTCCTTTAAAAAAAGAGGGCCGTACTATTATCTATGAGGTTCCACCTTCTGGAAAGGTAATGACTGCAAGCAAGAACGTTTCAGGGACATTGATTTTAAATTATGTTGAGCAAGATGGTCGGCTAATTGAATTACCGACAGATGTGTCAATGATCCATGGGCAGGGCACTTCAGGGGGCAGTATATCTGGACCCGATGGCCAAACTGAAATGTTACCTAGTAGACTTACTTTTTTTGTAGGAACGGAAGAACAATGGCGAGAGGCTGTGAAAAACAACCAGTCCGATGAATAG
- a CDS encoding YwbE family protein, translating into MNGQQRAAIRPGLVVDIVLKKDQATGQTTRGVVKDILTKSPNHPHGIKVRLQNGDVGRVKSIIDSGQGQG; encoded by the coding sequence ATAAATGGGCAGCAGCGGGCGGCCATCCGTCCCGGTCTGGTCGTCGATATCGTATTGAAAAAAGACCAAGCTACGGGACAGACGACACGCGGTGTAGTGAAGGATATCTTAACCAAGTCTCCTAACCATCCGCATGGCATTAAAGTGAGGCTCCAGAACGGGGATGTAGGAAGAGTGAAATCGATTATCGATTCCGGCCAAGGGCAAGGATAA
- a CDS encoding DUF6463 family protein yields the protein MTTNISIQRRLSPLLLEWTAYLHCAIGVVLFYDILQTIGSNGVFNAIAGHYDRGFAFWFLFSGALMWVAARLMRWVVKEVGAQLPARLGWHLIILSAAGAFILPVSGFWLVLLQGIILALGRNR from the coding sequence ATGACGACAAACATAAGCATTCAACGGCGTCTTAGTCCCCTTCTGCTTGAATGGACGGCGTACCTTCACTGTGCTATCGGTGTTGTGCTATTTTACGACATACTTCAAACGATCGGTTCTAATGGCGTTTTCAACGCGATCGCCGGTCATTATGACCGTGGATTCGCTTTCTGGTTCCTTTTCTCCGGAGCTTTAATGTGGGTGGCCGCCCGGTTGATGCGCTGGGTGGTTAAGGAAGTTGGCGCGCAGCTTCCCGCAAGACTCGGTTGGCACCTTATCATCCTGTCCGCCGCCGGTGCCTTTATTTTGCCCGTATCCGGCTTCTGGTTAGTTCTGCTTCAAGGCATTATCCTTGCCCTTGGCCGGAATCGATAA
- a CDS encoding ArsA family ATPase produces the protein MRIIIYTGKGGVGKTSIAAATAIRLAQQGSRTLVMSTDAAHSLSDVLNLPLGPDPVEAAPLLWAQEIDSMQETERNWGAVQSWLTQFMNWAKLNDVSTEEMLVFPGMEELFCLLQIKKQADSGRFDTLIVDCAPTGETLRLLSYPNVLNWWLEKIFPYERRLVKVMRPVAKLVTGGLELPSDETMNSIERFIHDLEDLQGVLLDPEVTSVRIVLNPEKMVISEARRSFTYLNLFGFHTDAIIVNRVLPDEAGEGFMAQWKELHRRYEQEIEDCFSPLPILRVPLMPGEVIGLEALGQIAGEAFRSVQAGGILHSGRTETIRKDGETYTLELSLPFIRKDEVQLTQLGDELTVHVGPHKRKVHLPRSLMGRPIEGARFNDDTLLIRFGERQ, from the coding sequence ATGAGAATCATTATTTATACCGGTAAAGGCGGTGTCGGTAAGACCAGCATTGCCGCGGCTACCGCAATTCGGCTTGCCCAGCAAGGCTCGCGGACGCTCGTGATGAGCACTGACGCAGCCCACAGCTTATCCGATGTGCTGAACCTTCCGCTCGGGCCGGATCCTGTGGAGGCCGCACCCCTCCTGTGGGCTCAGGAAATCGACAGCATGCAGGAAACCGAGCGCAATTGGGGTGCGGTGCAAAGCTGGCTGACACAATTTATGAACTGGGCGAAGTTAAACGATGTCTCGACCGAGGAAATGCTTGTTTTCCCCGGGATGGAGGAGCTGTTCTGCCTGCTGCAGATCAAGAAGCAGGCGGACAGCGGCCGGTTCGACACCCTTATCGTCGATTGCGCGCCGACCGGCGAAACGCTGAGGCTGCTCAGCTATCCGAATGTGCTTAATTGGTGGCTCGAGAAAATTTTCCCTTATGAACGCCGCCTCGTTAAAGTTATGCGTCCTGTCGCCAAGCTTGTGACCGGCGGCCTGGAGCTGCCGAGCGACGAGACGATGAACAGCATCGAGAGGTTCATTCATGATTTGGAGGATTTGCAGGGCGTGCTGCTCGACCCTGAGGTCACTTCCGTTCGTATCGTTCTGAATCCGGAGAAAATGGTTATTTCCGAAGCGAGGCGGTCGTTCACCTATTTGAATTTGTTCGGCTTTCATACGGATGCCATCATCGTTAATCGAGTGCTTCCGGATGAAGCCGGCGAAGGCTTCATGGCGCAGTGGAAAGAGCTGCACAGGCGATATGAACAGGAAATCGAGGACTGCTTCAGCCCGCTGCCGATCCTGCGCGTGCCGCTTATGCCGGGCGAGGTGATCGGTCTGGAAGCGCTGGGGCAGATCGCCGGGGAAGCTTTCCGCAGCGTCCAGGCAGGCGGCATACTGCACAGCGGGCGGACGGAGACGATCCGCAAGGATGGTGAGACATACACGCTCGAGCTGTCGCTGCCCTTCATCCGCAAGGACGAGGTGCAGTTAACCCAGCTCGGCGACGAGCTGACTGTACACGTCGGCCCTCATAAGCGGAAGGTTCATTTGCCGCGGTCGCTGATGGGACGGCCGATTGAGGGCGCCCGCTTCAATGACGATACGCTGCTTATTCGCTTCGGGGAGCGGCAGTGA
- a CDS encoding MarR family winged helix-turn-helix transcriptional regulator — MDQLIELLFKQGLRPLSVFPDATALEEQLSRSDLSTLMVLLFHGEMTMSDLASELGAPLSTVTSIAKRLERKRMIVRKVSDKDQRSILVTLTEEGEQLAGKGKETLNDLFERVQAALTPEEITQFIGLAIKVGKALQQPVSSGKTADIAEQKPRKIEIGD, encoded by the coding sequence ATGGACCAACTTATTGAACTCTTATTTAAACAAGGTCTTCGGCCTTTAAGCGTATTTCCCGATGCCACGGCACTGGAAGAGCAGTTGAGCCGATCGGATTTGAGTACACTCATGGTGCTGCTTTTCCACGGGGAAATGACGATGTCCGATCTTGCTTCCGAGCTGGGCGCTCCCCTCAGTACTGTGACCAGCATCGCCAAGCGGCTTGAACGGAAACGCATGATCGTCAGAAAGGTTTCAGACAAGGATCAACGGAGCATTCTTGTCACTCTCACGGAAGAAGGCGAGCAGCTTGCCGGTAAAGGGAAAGAGACGCTTAATGATTTATTCGAACGCGTGCAGGCTGCGCTCACGCCAGAGGAGATCACCCAGTTCATAGGTCTCGCCATTAAAGTCGGCAAAGCTCTTCAGCAGCCAGTCTCATCCGGCAAAACGGCGGACATCGCGGAACAGAAGCCGCGTAAAATTGAAATCGGCGACTAA
- a CDS encoding type 1 glutamine amidotransferase family protein, which yields MKEVLVFVTDGFADWEAAYVCPELNKPGTNYRVKTVAIDKLPKTSMGGLQVLPDYEISDHSFHSEMAMLIIPGGTGWHEEKNQQARELVDYCLQHQIVVAAICDATTFLGRHGFLDERRHTGNTLEYLKQGAPEYRGEAHYIAAQAASDDYLITANGSGAVEFSKLILEKLGVLQGEELDQWYKIFKQGYLSI from the coding sequence ATGAAAGAAGTGCTGGTATTCGTTACTGACGGTTTTGCCGATTGGGAAGCCGCTTATGTGTGCCCGGAATTAAATAAACCAGGTACAAATTACCGTGTAAAGACGGTAGCAATCGATAAACTCCCCAAAACGTCCATGGGCGGGCTGCAGGTACTGCCGGATTACGAAATAAGTGATCATTCCTTCCATTCAGAAATGGCGATGCTGATCATTCCCGGCGGAACCGGATGGCATGAAGAAAAGAATCAGCAGGCCAGAGAACTGGTCGATTATTGCTTACAGCATCAGATTGTTGTAGCAGCCATATGCGATGCAACCACGTTTCTGGGCAGACACGGTTTTCTGGACGAACGCCGGCATACCGGGAATACGTTGGAATATTTAAAGCAAGGAGCTCCCGAATACCGCGGAGAAGCTCATTATATTGCGGCGCAGGCTGCAAGTGATGACTATTTGATCACCGCAAACGGCAGCGGCGCTGTGGAATTCTCGAAATTGATTCTTGAAAAGCTGGGAGTTCTTCAAGGTGAAGAGCTGGATCAATGGTATAAGATATTCAAACAGGGCTATTTGAGTATCTAA
- a CDS encoding thioredoxin family protein has product MAFTLQLGAQAPRFSLPATNGQTYSLDDFSDAPVLVVFFTCNHCPYVIGSNEVTRSTALKFTEQGVRFVGINSNSAATYPNDSFDHMVEEMEKHNFPWVYLHDESQDVARAYGALRTPHFYVFDADRKLIYTGRAVDQPRDTSKMTVNDLDQALTEHLSGKTISVPLTNPIGCNVKWDGQDAHWMPEEACDLV; this is encoded by the coding sequence ATGGCTTTCACACTGCAACTCGGAGCACAAGCGCCACGCTTCTCGCTGCCCGCAACGAACGGTCAGACATACTCCCTGGATGATTTCTCAGATGCGCCGGTGCTCGTGGTCTTCTTTACTTGCAATCATTGTCCATATGTTATAGGTTCCAATGAAGTGACCCGCAGTACGGCGCTGAAATTCACCGAACAGGGTGTCCGTTTCGTCGGTATCAACTCCAACAGCGCAGCCACATATCCGAACGACTCGTTCGATCACATGGTTGAGGAGATGGAGAAGCACAATTTCCCTTGGGTTTACCTTCACGATGAGTCGCAGGATGTCGCGCGAGCCTACGGTGCGCTGCGGACGCCGCATTTCTACGTATTCGATGCGGATCGGAAGCTGATATACACGGGACGGGCCGTCGATCAGCCGCGTGATACGAGCAAAATGACGGTCAACGATTTGGATCAAGCCCTGACTGAGCATTTATCCGGCAAAACGATATCGGTGCCGCTCACAAATCCGATTGGCTGCAATGTGAAGTGGGATGGACAAGACGCTCACTGGATGCCGGAAGAGGCTTGCGATCTGGTATAA
- a CDS encoding CcdC family protein codes for MSLLPHSLPLGHIASIVISLLSGIAVLFLRLRASNRPTNMRKIIIPPIGMSTGFLMFAAPVMRIPWSWALAAFAAGALLFAYPLIRTSRLELVGETVVLKRSKTFIFILLGLLIVRLLLHDVVEQSITIPQTGGLFFILAFGMIAVWRIAMLRSYTKLIQEKKGSST; via the coding sequence GTGAGCTTACTCCCGCACTCGTTACCGCTTGGACATATCGCTTCGATTGTCATATCGCTGCTCTCAGGCATTGCCGTCCTGTTCCTCCGGCTGCGAGCATCGAACCGACCGACGAATATGCGTAAAATCATCATTCCGCCCATCGGTATGTCGACAGGCTTTCTCATGTTCGCTGCGCCAGTTATGCGCATCCCCTGGAGCTGGGCGCTGGCGGCCTTCGCGGCGGGCGCACTGTTATTCGCGTATCCCCTCATCCGCACCTCCAGGCTGGAGCTCGTGGGGGAGACGGTCGTCCTGAAAAGGTCGAAGACCTTCATCTTCATCCTTCTTGGGCTCCTGATCGTCAGGCTGCTGCTGCATGATGTGGTGGAGCAATCGATCACAATCCCGCAGACGGGCGGGCTGTTCTTCATCCTGGCCTTCGGGATGATAGCCGTCTGGCGGATTGCTATGCTGCGCTCCTACACGAAACTGATACAGGAAAAGAAGGGCTCTTCCACTTGA